From the Helianthus annuus cultivar XRQ/B chromosome 17, HanXRQr2.0-SUNRISE, whole genome shotgun sequence genome, the window ACCAAATGACTCACGTCATGTAATATGTAGACGAAGTTGCATTTATACCAATACGTATTAGATAGTCAAGGGGGTAAACAAAACGTGAGTGACCAAATGTGACTACCAAACATCTTGCTAAGTAGTGACCAGAAGACGACCAAATTCAGAAAAATCGTAAAACGAAACTAACGAAAAAGTAAACTCATTCAACTTTTGTGGTAAATTTATAAAAAGCCaaagttttgttacaaaaatttaaaaaaaaataaagtttactatgaaaaaacaaaaaaaaaaaaacacaaaaaacaaaATCACAAAAAGACAAAAGGACATTATTCCTCCTATGATTATGAgttaatatatatagataattAGTATTCAGAACCCGTGCTTTGCGATGGGACCGTTAAATCAAACCAAAAGTAGACGTAAAGACGTTGAATCATTCACACGTGTTGTAGtgtgttaacttgcaaaaattaaactaaaacgtaaaatatagaaaagaataactaagtcaacTTCAGTCTTGTGCATTTCGAGACGGAGTTGTTAAACCGCAAAAAAAAATAACGTAAAAATGTTAAACCACACACGTGCGTTGCAGTGTGTTAACTCGCAAATTTTAAACCATAAAGTAAAACGACAAATGTGTAAAAGATGAAAGTAtaagaagtcaaagttgaaagtagaaaagtgttgaggtaaaaaatgaaaaatattttttttacaaagttgtaaaagaaaaaaaaagtgtaTGGGTAAAAAGTGTAACAAAAATGAATAGTAATCTTAACTCACAACTAAAATTTGTTAAACAATATATAGTTAATATAGAGTTAATATATAGTTAATTTAGAgaaaaaaaatatgtattttagttaattttataGATAGAGATGGAGACTCTAATATGAATGCTATCATCCACCTcgttttttattaatttatttatttcaattaaaACTAAGTTTTAATTACATTAACCAAAAAATACAGATaaataaaaccataaaaaatacataataataactaaaaataaataaataaaaagctcatctaaaagtaaataaataaaacctagAAAGAACACGGCCAATTATAtaacttcatgtttttctttaaCTTCTTGTTCTTCATCATTAAATATCTGGCGCCCCCGGTCTTCACTACGGGTTGGGTCACAAAATGGACGGTTTTGGAAGTGGGGGTATGCAAACAGGTCGAATGTTTCTTGATCTTGACGGGAATAAGTGTATTGATCGAGTCCAATACGTGTAGACATGATTCGCACTTGTGGGTTAAATGGATAATGAAATGATTGTTGCACACTTGTGGTGGTTGAAATGGTTGTTGTGATTGTGGTAGTTGAATGGTTGTTGCGTGGGACGAGTCGGCTAGAACCACCTTTAGTTTTTTTGTGTATACATGTTTATTTTACGCgtttgttatatttaaaaaaaataagctaggtttttatttttctagaaTTTATTATTGATAGGCAAATATAAAACACATGCATGAAACTTGTTCGCATaattttttgttacaaaataatataaaaaagttAGAAATTAGTTATTCTTTTGACAAGGGTATTAGCATAATGTAAACTCTCAAAATTTGTCATGCTACATCTACAATTAAAAAgagttttcaaacttcctacccTACTTTCTACACAAATTTTCACTTTATAACGAATGACTATTTTCTAACATTGTATACACTAACACGAATTAACGTCAAGAAACATCAAAGCTTGTTGATTACATAGATGTCATCGAATAAATGACCCCCTTGTATTTCTAGATTGATAGATCTCCAATCTTTGTTTCGCTTCAACGACGAGGGTTTCCAGAGTCGAATCCTGCGTAAAATGACCTTGTTTTAACGCCCATTCGAGCACGACAAGCACCTCGTCTTGAGCTAGCGTCTCGCTATCAGGCACATGCATTGCAAGGTAGCTTAGGAGAATGAGAGCCAGAGCTTGAAGTGAATTTTCCCCAAAATAGGTAAGTTGAATCAAGTGTTTAGACCCTCCAACATCGATTATCGTCTTGCAATGGTTTACGTGTAGAAAATTGTCGGGGCACGCGAACTTGATGAGTGTTATGATTGCTTCGGTTGAAACATCGGTTTCCGAGTTTTCGAGGAGCCTTACTATAGGGGGGATGATTCTTGTTTCAGTTGCACGGAACGTTCTCGCCAAGTGTCCAATGGATTGGATACTTGGGACGAGAAAGTCTGAGTTtgcattttttattattttgaggAACTGGTCAACAACCGCTCGAGCAGCGGGAGATGTTGGCTTAAAACCCGAATGTCTTAGCTCGACGTGTTGTTCGGCCACGGCGGTGATTTCTGTCAACGCCATGGCCGAATTATATTGGATCTCATACTCACCCTTTTCTAGAAGTACCGCGAAGCAAAGAAGTGCTCGTGATTCGGTAATGCTTTTACAAATCGTCACATTCCCCGCACAAAGGTACCACAAGGCTCGAGCTGCCATCGCTTTCATTTGATTTTTCGTCGTTGGATCTTCCAACTCCCTCGCTTTAATGCTTGCCCCGATTAACGAAAGATGTTTTCGGTTGCTTTTGTTATAATGTGGCCTATCGTTGCGGCTCTTTACCGATTTATCACCCATTGTCTTCACCGATTTATCGCCCATTGTCTTCACCGATTTATCGCCCATTGTCTTGGTCACTACCTTGTGCATATCGCTCACCATAATGCCGCTCGGATGTACAACTTGGCCCTTTTCGCGTTCCTCGTTCCTGAGTTTACCACCTTTGCTAGGGTTTGTGTCAGCTTTGGCCATAACAACCGATTCAATCGACATGTTTTGCTTGCTAGCAATCGCGTATCGACTATGTTCTTGAATCGTTTCAA encodes:
- the LOC110925682 gene encoding uncharacterized protein LOC110925682, which translates into the protein MSDIVKQIIARPIQLADQVVKASEYVCSFKQDCAEIKAKTEKLASLLRQVARVSNDLYERPTRRIVDETEQALEKTLHLVYKCSRNGLRRVFKIIPNAVIRRTQQQLENSIGDVSWLLRVSTPSDDQDDEYLGLPPIAANEPTLCLIWEQIAILCSGTMEERAEGAVSLVSLARDNERYGKLIIEEGGVPPLLRLAKEGNEEGQENAARAIGLLGRNPESVEHIINSGVCAIFAKILKYSHMKVQLVVAWAVSELAANYPKCQEHFLQNNVIRLLVGHLAFETIQEHSRYAIASKQNMSIESVVMAKADTNPSKGGKLRNEEREKGQVVHPSGIMVSDMHKVVTKTMGDKSVKTMGDKSVKTMGDKSVKSRNDRPHYNKSNRKHLSLIGASIKARELEDPTTKNQMKAMAARALWYLCAGNVTICKSITESRALLCFAVLLEKGEYEIQYNSAMALTEITAVAEQHVELRHSGFKPTSPAARAVVDQFLKIIKNANSDFLVPSIQSIGHLARTFRATETRIIPPIVRLLENSETDVSTEAIITLIKFACPDNFLHVNHCKTIIDVGGSKHLIQLTYFGENSLQALALILLSYLAMHVPDSETLAQDEVLVVLEWALKQGHFTQDSTLETLVVEAKQRLEIYQSRNTRGSFIR